The nucleotide sequence CGGTCGCCTCGACGAGCTCCGGCTCGTCCCGGTCGAGATCGAGAACCGAGCCGTCTCTCTGGCTGATGCCGACATTTCCCGGTGGCTACACGAAACGATGGTCGACCGGTCGGAGCCGTTCGGTACCGCGGTCGAACGGGCCGACGACGGCGCGGTCGTTCCACTGGGATCGTGCTGACGGAGATGGGTGGGAAAGTAAGTTGATCGCTGTCGAACAGTGGACGTTTGAGAGAACGAAATACATAGATACAAGCATACATTTTTATCTCTTGCCGCCGATTCGTCTAGTATGCCCATCAGTATCGACAAATTCGAATCGCACGAGCCCGAAAGCGAGGCGACGAACGCCGAACGGGTAGTGCGCTTTCTGGCCCGGAACCACGAGACGGCCTACCGAGCCGTCGAGATCGCGGAGGCAACGGACATCAACGAAAACTCGATTCACCCGGTATTGAACCGGCTCGAAGAGCGCGGAATCGTCCGGCACAAGGAACCGTATTGGGCGATCGGTGATCTCGAAACCGTCCGCGAGACGATGGTCTTCAGTTCGACAGCGGCGTTTCTCGACGACGAACTCGGAACGGAGAGCCGTGAAGAGTGGTTGGCTGCCGCCCACGAGGGCGCGGAGCGCGACGAGTGACTCGAACCGGCCCGTCCTTTGATTCACTCAAACGAGGACACGCTGTTTTGGCCCCAGACCCGTTCAAGGCGGATGAGGACG is from Halorhabdus sp. BNX81 and encodes:
- a CDS encoding helix-turn-helix domain-containing protein — its product is MPISIDKFESHEPESEATNAERVVRFLARNHETAYRAVEIAEATDINENSIHPVLNRLEERGIVRHKEPYWAIGDLETVRETMVFSSTAAFLDDELGTESREEWLAAAHEGAERDE